The Arachidicoccus terrestris genome includes the window GCCTCCGGGTGCGTCATCTCTTTCGTAGACCGTTACAAGATGACCTGCGTTATTTAACTGTGTGGCAGCGGCAAGTCCCGCAGGGCCGGAACCGATTACTGCGACTCTTTTGCCGGTACGTACAATAGAGGTCCGGGGCTTGACCAAGCCCAGCTCGAAAGCTTTCTCTATGATATGTTTTTCGATCTCTTCAATAACAATAGGAGGCTGATTGATTCCCAGCACACATGCACTTTCACAGGGTGCCGGACAGATTCTCCCCGTAAATTCCGGAAAATTATTCGTAGATGATAAAATGTCGTAAGCTTCTTTCCAGTCCTCACGGTAGACCGCATCATTGAATTCAGGGATCAGGTTACCTAAAGGGCAACCATTATGACAAAAAGGAACCCCACAATCCATACATCTGGATGCCTGCTCTACGAGTTTATTATCTTTGTAGAGATTATTAAACTCTTTATAATCTTTGACACGCTCCGCTACACTTCTTTTCTCTGGCAGTTCACGCGTGTGTTCTAAAAATCCTGTTATTTTTCCCATCGTCCCCTAATTATAAAATAATATTATTATTGGTAATTTGTCCGCTACTTACGTTTCCGTTATTGCCTATTATTTATTCACCATGGCTTTCTCTTTTGCTGCCAGAAGTACTTTTTTATAATCACGCGGCATAGCTTTGACAAAATTTTTCAGCTGATTTTCCCAATCACTGATGATAAAGGCAGCGACCTTACTATTTGTGTAGCTCAGATGCTTTTCGATCATTGACCTGAGTAGAGTGATGTCTTCTTCATCCAGTGACTCTAAGTCTGCCATCTCTCCATTAAACATAGAGGGAAGATTGCCTTTGACATCGTAAATATAAGCGATACCGCCACTCATACCTGCGGCAAAGTTTCGTCCTGTCTCACCCAGGATTACAGCGACCCCTCCCGTCATGTATTCACAGCCATGGTCTCCAACTCCTTCCACGACGACTTTGGCACCCGAATTTCTGACACAAAAACGCTCACCTGCTTTGCCCCGTATATAAGCCTCTCCGGAAGTAGCTCCGATAAACGCGGTATTACCAATGATAATATTGTCTTCCGCTACAAAGGCCGATTTGCGGGAAGGATAAACGATGATCTTTGCACCGCTCAGGCCTTTACCTATATAGTCATTGGCATCTCCTTCTAATTCCATAGTGACACCACGGGTATTGAAGGCGGCAAAGCTCTGGCCGGCGGTTCCGGTAAAATGTAATTTAATAGTATCTTCCGGTAAGCCTTCGGCTTTATATTTTTTGGTGATTTCATTAGAGAGAATGGTTCCTGCCGTACGGTCGATATTTCTGATAGTAAAAGAAGCTTCGACAGGTGTCCCATTTTCCAAAGCCGGTTGTACTGCTTTAAGCAGCTGCCAGTCCAGGACGTCTTCCAGTCCGTGATCCTGTGCTTCAGTCTGATAGAGACCAGTGCAGGTTGCATCTGTGGGTTGTTTGTACAGTATTGGCGAGAGATCCAGCTGTGAAAATTTCCAATGGGTGATATTGTCTCTCTTTTCGAGACAATCTACTTGTCCCACCATTTCATTAATCGTTCTGAAACCTAATTCTGCCATAATCTCTCTTAAATCCTGCACCAGGAATTTAAAGAAGTTAACGACATGGTCCGGATTGCCGGAAAAACGTTTTCTTAAAGTTTCATTTTGTGTCGCTACACCAACAGGACAGGTATTCAGATGACATTTACGCATCATAATGCAACCTTCTACGACAAGTGCAGCTGTGGCCACTCCCCATTCTTCAGCACCCAGTAAGGTCGCAATGGCAATATCCAGGCCTGTTTTCATTTGTCCGTCTGCCTGTACAACTACCCTGCTTCTAAGATTGTTTTTAACGAGCGTCTGATGCGTCTCTGCCAGACCTAACTCCCATGGCAATCCTGCATGCTTGATAGAACTAATAGGTGACGCACCTGTTCCACCATCAAAACCAGAGATCAACACCACATCTGCCTTGGCTTTGGTAACACCTGCTGCAATGGTGCCCACGCCTGCTTTAGATACCAGTTTAACATTGATCCTGGCACCGCGATTGGCATTCTTCAGGTCATAAATCAGCTGCGCCAGATCCTCAATGGAGTAGATGTCATGGTGTGGCGGAGGAGATATCAGTGTAACGCCCGGGGTTGAATGACGAACGCGACCGATCCAGTCGTTGACTTTGTGTCCTGGCAGCTGGCCACCTTCACCAGGTTTGGCACCCTGGGCCATTTTGATCTGCAATTCGTCGGCTTCAGTCAAATACTGGCTGGTCACCCCGAAACGGGCCGAAGCTACCTGTTTAATAGAAGAACGCATGGAGTCTCCATTTTCCATCGGCTGATAACGGATCTCATCTTCTCCACCTTCACCGGTATTGCTCTTACCGCCCAGGCGGTTCATAGCAATCGCCAGTGTGGTATGCGCTTCCCAGGAAATAGAACCGAAGGACATTGCGCCCGTCGCAAAACGTTTATAAATGTTTTCTGCCGGCTCTACTTCATCAATTGATATGGAAGGGCGGTTGGGCTTCAATGCGAAAAGGCTGCGTAACGTAACCGCTTTTTTGCCTTGTTCATTGATCAGTTTGGCATATTTCTTATAGATCTTATAATCATTCATCCGAGTAGAATACTGCAACAGATGAATGGTAGATGGATTAAATAAATGTACTTCGCCTTTTCTGCGCCATTGATAAAGCCCGCCTTCAGGCAACCTGTCAATCGGGATTTCTGTTTTGCTGAAGGCAAAACGATGTTTGTATAAAGTTTCTTTGGCAATCTCATCCAGCCCCATTCCTTCAATCCTGGAAGTGGCCCCGGTAAAGTGACGATCGACTACCTCTTTATTAATACCGATAATCTCAAAGATTTGAGCTCCCTGATAGGATTGTAAGGTAGATATACCCATTTTAGAGAAGACCTTATATAAGCCTTCGCAAATGGCTTTGACATAGTTTTTCTTGAGCTCATGAACGGTCAGATCTGTCTTCAGGCGACCGGTGATCTTTAGGGAACGAATCGTAGAGAGTGCCAGATAAGGGTTGATGGCTGTCGCACCAAATCCAATCAGGCAGGCAGCGTGGTGGACTTCCCAGATATCGCCGGCTTCAATGACCAATGCCACTTTACCACGGAGTCCTTTACGGATCAAATGGTGATGTACGGAAGATACAGCCAGCAAAGAAGGTATCGCTGCGTGCTCGCTGTCTATAGCCCGGTCGCTGAGAATCAATACTTCAAAACCATCTTTAACTGCATCTACAGAATATCGGCAAAGCCGCTCAATACCAGCTTTCAAGGCGCCAGATTCGCCGTTGGCGCGAAAATAGGTCTGCAGTGTCTTCGCCTGAAAACTACCGGTATCAATAGAGCGGACTTTTTCCAATTCGATGTTGTTCAGTATTGGATTTTTAAGTGCCAGTGTATGACAGTATTCGGGTTCCTCTTTTAAGATGTTGCCTGAAGAGCCCAGGAAGGTTGCCAGGGACATCACCATCCTTTCACGAATGGGATCGATCGGCGGGTTGGTCACCTGTGCGAATAACTGTTTAAAATAAGCACTCAGATGCTGGGGCTGGTCACTCAATACTGCTAACGGCGCATCGGAGCCCATAGAGCCGATAGGTTCTTTACCACCGATCGCCATTGGCGAAATAATATCATGAATGTCTTCCTGTGAATAACCAAAGGCTTTATGGTATTTAAATATCTGGGCATCTTCCAGATGGGTAAACTGTACCCGAGGCTCCGGAAGTTCTTCCATCCGGATTTTATATTTATTCAGCCATTCACCATAGGGCTTGGCGGAACATATCTCATTTTTCAATTCTTCATCGCTGATAATCCTGCCTTGCTCCATATCTACGACGAACATTTTACCCGGTTGCAGACGGCCATTCTGAATAATGGTGGATGGATCAACTATGAGTGCCCCCGTTTCAGAAGCCATGATAACGCGGTCATCATTAGTCAGGCAAAACCTGGAAGGACGCAAACCGTTTCTATCCAGGGTCGCGCCGATGATCTTGCCATCCGTAAAAGATATGGTAGCCGGGCCGTCCCAAGGTTCCATCAGGCAGCTATGATATTCATAAAATGCTTTTTTGACAGGATCCATCAGATCGTTACCATCCCAGGCCTCAGGGATCAGCATCATCATCACGTGTGGCAGGCTGCGGCCAGTTAAGGCTAACAGTTCTACCATATTATCCAGACAGGCAGAGTCAGACTGTTGAGAAGTGACGATGGGCAGTAACATATCGATTTCCTCTTCCGTAAAATACTCGCTGACAAAATCACCTTCACCGGCCTTCAGCCAGTTTAAGTTTCCCTGCAGGGTATTGATCTCACCGTTATGGGCGATGTAGCGAAATGGCTGAGCCAGTTTCCAGGAAGGGAATGTATTGGTGGCAAACCTGGAATGTACCAGTGCAAATGCGGAAACAACTTTTTTATTATTCAAGTCATTAAAATAAGTACGCACCTGACCGCTGGTCAGTTGCCCTTTATAAATGACTGTTTTATAAGAAAGCGATGCGATATAAAAACCGATCTCATCGTTTTTAACGGTGTTCAGTATAGTGTGAACCGCGTAATTGCGCAGTACGAAAAGTTTTCTTTCAAAGGCTTCCGGATCGCTGATATGATCTGGGCAGGCGATGAAGACATGCTCCATTTCCGGTTCCACAGAAAGTGCTGTTTTGCCGATGTCGTGCGTATTCACCGGTACCTTTCTATAAGCCAGGATCTCCAGCCCCAGGGTCTCTACGGCCCTGTTAAAAATGCCCCTGCATTCCTCTCTTAAACGCAGGTCTCGCGGAAAAAACAGAACACCCACGGC containing:
- the gltB gene encoding glutamate synthase large subunit, translated to MSRPENQQGLYDSSFEHDACGVGFVANIKGRKSHQNVADALTILENMEHRGACGCEQNTGDGAGIMIQTPHEFFFEECLKMGVHLPSFGKYAVGVLFFPRDLRLREECRGIFNRAVETLGLEILAYRKVPVNTHDIGKTALSVEPEMEHVFIACPDHISDPEAFERKLFVLRNYAVHTILNTVKNDEIGFYIASLSYKTVIYKGQLTSGQVRTYFNDLNNKKVVSAFALVHSRFATNTFPSWKLAQPFRYIAHNGEINTLQGNLNWLKAGEGDFVSEYFTEEEIDMLLPIVTSQQSDSACLDNMVELLALTGRSLPHVMMMLIPEAWDGNDLMDPVKKAFYEYHSCLMEPWDGPATISFTDGKIIGATLDRNGLRPSRFCLTNDDRVIMASETGALIVDPSTIIQNGRLQPGKMFVVDMEQGRIISDEELKNEICSAKPYGEWLNKYKIRMEELPEPRVQFTHLEDAQIFKYHKAFGYSQEDIHDIISPMAIGGKEPIGSMGSDAPLAVLSDQPQHLSAYFKQLFAQVTNPPIDPIRERMVMSLATFLGSSGNILKEEPEYCHTLALKNPILNNIELEKVRSIDTGSFQAKTLQTYFRANGESGALKAGIERLCRYSVDAVKDGFEVLILSDRAIDSEHAAIPSLLAVSSVHHHLIRKGLRGKVALVIEAGDIWEVHHAACLIGFGATAINPYLALSTIRSLKITGRLKTDLTVHELKKNYVKAICEGLYKVFSKMGISTLQSYQGAQIFEIIGINKEVVDRHFTGATSRIEGMGLDEIAKETLYKHRFAFSKTEIPIDRLPEGGLYQWRRKGEVHLFNPSTIHLLQYSTRMNDYKIYKKYAKLINEQGKKAVTLRSLFALKPNRPSISIDEVEPAENIYKRFATGAMSFGSISWEAHTTLAIAMNRLGGKSNTGEGGEDEIRYQPMENGDSMRSSIKQVASARFGVTSQYLTEADELQIKMAQGAKPGEGGQLPGHKVNDWIGRVRHSTPGVTLISPPPHHDIYSIEDLAQLIYDLKNANRGARINVKLVSKAGVGTIAAGVTKAKADVVLISGFDGGTGASPISSIKHAGLPWELGLAETHQTLVKNNLRSRVVVQADGQMKTGLDIAIATLLGAEEWGVATAALVVEGCIMMRKCHLNTCPVGVATQNETLRKRFSGNPDHVVNFFKFLVQDLREIMAELGFRTINEMVGQVDCLEKRDNITHWKFSQLDLSPILYKQPTDATCTGLYQTEAQDHGLEDVLDWQLLKAVQPALENGTPVEASFTIRNIDRTAGTILSNEITKKYKAEGLPEDTIKLHFTGTAGQSFAAFNTRGVTMELEGDANDYIGKGLSGAKIIVYPSRKSAFVAEDNIIIGNTAFIGATSGEAYIRGKAGERFCVRNSGAKVVVEGVGDHGCEYMTGGVAVILGETGRNFAAGMSGGIAYIYDVKGNLPSMFNGEMADLESLDEEDITLLRSMIEKHLSYTNSKVAAFIISDWENQLKNFVKAMPRDYKKVLLAAKEKAMVNK